In Halovivax gelatinilyticus, the following are encoded in one genomic region:
- the ligA gene encoding NAD-dependent DNA ligase LigA: protein MSVADEDNPYLRDPPTEFRPVDDLSADEAERQVALLREAIREHDRRYYVENDPIIADRTYDSLFTRLQALEEAFDLGHPDSPTRRVGGEPIDAFETVSHVAPMLSIDQSGEVEDVREFDRRVRRELNVAGSGTASSDAEADATDSNATLSDFEDSSATGAFAYVCEPKFDGVSIEFVYEEGRLVRAVTRGDGREGDDVTTNARTIAAVPQRLHGEHPDFLAVRGEVYMPKDAFQAYNRERIERGEEAFANPRNATAGTIRQLDPTVVAERPLSVFFFEVLDSSDGLESHWEALSNFPAWGLRVTDELDRVETIDDAIAYRDELLDRRDDLPYEIDGVVIKVDDYDARETLGVTARHDRWAFAYKFPARAEVTPIQDVAVQVGRTGRATPVALLDPVDVGGVTVSRASLHNPEEIAEKNVNVGDTVRVQRAGDVIPYVEEVVEKGSEGHWAMPDSCPVCDSVLERDGPMAFCTGGLACDAQRRRSIEYYASDDGLDLEGLGEKSVRQLVDAGLVETVADLYELNGIQLTALEGWGRTSAENLLSELEEKREPPLSEFLSALGIPLVGPTTARELAREFETFDAMRETAIESPEELEGVDEVGETVATAVHDFFTSEANAAVVSHLLEHVDPQAADVEAGGDELDGLTFVFTGALDEWTRSDAQDLVEAHGANATSSVSGNTDYLVAGEGAGASKQEDAADNDVPIIDEAEFRALLDERGVEIK from the coding sequence ATGTCCGTCGCCGACGAAGACAACCCCTATCTCCGCGACCCGCCGACGGAGTTCCGGCCGGTCGACGATCTTTCCGCAGATGAGGCCGAGCGCCAGGTCGCCCTGCTTCGCGAGGCCATCCGCGAGCACGACCGCCGGTACTACGTCGAGAACGATCCGATCATCGCCGATCGGACCTACGACTCACTCTTCACCCGGTTGCAGGCCCTCGAAGAGGCCTTCGACCTTGGCCACCCCGACAGCCCGACCAGGCGCGTCGGCGGCGAGCCGATCGACGCGTTCGAGACGGTCTCCCACGTCGCGCCGATGCTCTCGATCGACCAGAGCGGCGAGGTCGAAGACGTTCGCGAGTTCGACCGTCGGGTCAGACGCGAACTGAACGTCGCCGGATCGGGGACCGCTTCGTCGGACGCCGAGGCCGACGCGACGGATTCGAACGCCACGCTCTCGGACTTCGAGGACTCGTCGGCGACGGGCGCGTTCGCCTACGTCTGCGAGCCGAAGTTCGACGGCGTCTCGATCGAGTTCGTCTACGAGGAGGGTCGCCTCGTCCGCGCGGTCACCCGCGGCGACGGCCGGGAAGGCGACGACGTCACGACGAACGCGCGGACGATCGCGGCGGTCCCCCAGCGCCTCCACGGCGAGCACCCCGACTTCCTGGCCGTCCGCGGCGAGGTGTACATGCCGAAAGACGCGTTCCAGGCGTACAACCGCGAGCGGATCGAGCGCGGAGAGGAAGCGTTCGCCAATCCGCGCAACGCGACCGCCGGCACCATCCGCCAGTTAGACCCCACCGTCGTCGCCGAGCGCCCGCTCTCGGTGTTCTTCTTCGAAGTCCTCGATTCGAGCGACGGCCTCGAATCGCACTGGGAGGCCCTCTCGAACTTTCCCGCGTGGGGCCTTCGCGTCACCGACGAACTCGATCGGGTCGAGACGATCGACGACGCCATCGCGTATCGGGACGAGCTGCTCGACCGGCGCGACGATTTACCCTACGAGATCGACGGCGTCGTCATCAAAGTCGACGACTACGACGCCCGCGAGACGCTCGGCGTCACCGCGCGTCACGACCGCTGGGCCTTCGCCTACAAGTTCCCCGCTCGCGCCGAGGTGACCCCGATCCAGGACGTCGCCGTCCAGGTCGGCCGGACCGGCCGCGCCACCCCGGTCGCCCTGCTCGATCCCGTCGACGTCGGCGGGGTGACCGTCTCGCGGGCCAGCCTGCACAATCCCGAGGAGATCGCCGAGAAGAACGTCAACGTCGGCGACACCGTCCGCGTCCAGCGGGCGGGCGACGTCATCCCCTACGTCGAAGAGGTCGTCGAGAAAGGCAGCGAGGGCCACTGGGCCATGCCCGATAGCTGTCCCGTCTGCGATAGCGTTCTCGAACGCGACGGCCCCATGGCCTTCTGTACCGGCGGGCTGGCGTGTGACGCCCAGCGCCGGCGCTCGATCGAGTACTACGCGAGCGACGACGGCCTCGACCTGGAGGGCCTCGGCGAAAAGAGCGTCCGCCAGCTCGTCGACGCCGGCCTGGTCGAGACGGTCGCCGACCTCTACGAGCTGAACGGGATCCAGCTCACCGCGCTCGAGGGCTGGGGTCGGACGAGCGCCGAGAACCTGCTCTCCGAACTCGAGGAAAAGCGCGAACCGCCGCTGTCGGAGTTCCTCTCTGCGCTCGGCATCCCGCTCGTCGGGCCGACGACCGCCCGCGAGCTGGCTCGCGAGTTCGAGACGTTCGATGCCATGCGCGAGACGGCGATCGAGTCGCCCGAGGAACTCGAAGGCGTCGACGAGGTGGGTGAAACGGTCGCGACGGCCGTCCACGACTTCTTCACGAGCGAGGCCAACGCCGCCGTCGTCTCGCACCTGCTCGAACACGTCGACCCGCAGGCGGCCGACGTCGAGGCCGGCGGCGACGAACTCGACGGACTGACGTTCGTCTTCACGGGCGCCCTGGACGAGTGGACCCGAAGCGACGCCCAGGATCTCGTCGAAGCCCACGGCGCGAACGCGACGAGTAGCGTCTCGGGCAATACGGACTACCTCGTCGCCGGCGAGGGTGCCGGGGCGTCGAAGCAGGAAGACGCGGCGGACAATGACGTCCCAATTATCGACGAGGCCGAGTTCAGGGCGTTGCTCGACGAGCGCGGGGTCGAGATCAAGTAG
- a CDS encoding ABC transporter permease subunit: MSAITVAKKDFRDGMRSKALWLLTALFVLFVPVVAAYDVVSGTSTEDGIPVTFVLAFVVVMVFLVPVTALVVSIKSIVRERSLGTIKLLLVQPHTRGEVFFGKLLGRTALMTVAILVAFVPAAVILGLGVSGFPVGWLVAAVVVLVLFGFTFLVIGLCASTMTRSETGATVAGFAIFVLVYAWDSIFAVINWQLDLVSGNAELFVHRFNLSVVGDDVITAVESLWNNDVGSASTIVSDGADAPFYLQHWFAFVLLGVWIGLPLAIGYWRMNRMEL, from the coding sequence ATGAGCGCCATCACCGTCGCGAAGAAAGATTTTCGAGACGGCATGCGTTCGAAGGCGCTCTGGCTCCTGACGGCGCTGTTCGTCCTGTTCGTTCCGGTCGTCGCCGCCTACGACGTCGTCTCTGGAACGAGTACGGAAGACGGAATTCCCGTCACGTTCGTCCTGGCGTTCGTCGTCGTGATGGTGTTTCTCGTGCCGGTCACCGCGCTCGTGGTGAGTATCAAGTCGATCGTCAGAGAGCGCTCGCTCGGGACGATCAAGCTCCTGCTGGTCCAGCCCCACACCCGGGGCGAGGTCTTCTTCGGTAAGTTGCTCGGTCGGACGGCGCTGATGACTGTCGCCATCCTCGTCGCGTTCGTGCCGGCGGCGGTCATCCTCGGCCTCGGCGTGAGCGGGTTCCCGGTCGGGTGGCTCGTCGCCGCCGTGGTCGTGCTGGTGCTGTTCGGGTTCACGTTCCTCGTCATCGGCCTCTGCGCGTCGACGATGACGCGCTCGGAAACGGGTGCCACCGTCGCCGGATTCGCCATCTTCGTCCTCGTGTACGCCTGGGACAGCATCTTCGCGGTCATCAACTGGCAACTCGACCTGGTCAGCGGCAACGCCGAGTTGTTCGTCCACCGGTTCAACCTGAGCGTCGTCGGCGATGACGTCATCACCGCGGTCGAGTCGCTCTGGAACAACGACGTCGGTTCCGCCTCCACAATCGTCAGCGACGGCGCAGACGCCCCGTTCTACCTCCAACACTGGTTCGCGTTCGTCCTGCTCGGCGTCTGGATCGGGCTTCCGCTCGCGATCGGTTACTGGCGGATGAACCGAATGGAACTGTGA
- a CDS encoding ABC transporter ATP-binding protein — protein MKAIRVDGFTKRFGDVVATNDLSFEVEQGEVFGFLGPNGAGKSTTINSLLDFMRPTAGHLSVLGMDAETEGPAIRQRIGVLPEGFDTYGRLTGRQHVEFAIESKEADDNPDELLARVGLSDAADRKAGGYSKGMSQRLVLAMALVGEPELLILDEPTTGLDPNGAREMRQIVREENERGATVFFSSHIMEQVEAVCDRVGILRDGEMVAIDTVEGLRDAATDRPVLRVTVDRLDDDALDDVRSVPGAVSVEGREINGNPTIVVEADGSKTTILSAIEEAGLVVEDFSTEEASLEDIFYAYTTEERAEVTA, from the coding sequence ATGAAAGCGATTCGCGTGGATGGATTTACGAAACGGTTCGGCGACGTCGTCGCGACGAACGACCTCTCGTTCGAGGTCGAACAGGGCGAAGTCTTCGGGTTTTTGGGCCCGAACGGCGCTGGAAAGTCGACGACCATCAACAGTCTGCTCGACTTTATGCGGCCGACGGCCGGTCACCTCTCGGTACTCGGCATGGACGCCGAGACGGAGGGACCGGCGATTCGCCAGCGGATCGGCGTCCTTCCCGAAGGCTTCGACACCTACGGACGGCTCACCGGGAGACAGCACGTCGAATTCGCCATCGAGTCGAAAGAAGCCGACGATAATCCCGACGAGTTACTCGCGCGAGTTGGTCTCTCGGACGCCGCCGACCGCAAAGCCGGCGGCTACTCGAAGGGGATGTCCCAGCGGCTCGTCCTCGCGATGGCGCTCGTCGGCGAACCGGAGCTTCTCATCCTGGACGAACCGACGACCGGCCTCGACCCAAACGGCGCTCGAGAGATGCGCCAGATCGTGAGAGAAGAGAACGAGCGCGGGGCGACCGTCTTCTTCTCCAGTCACATCATGGAGCAAGTCGAAGCCGTCTGCGACCGCGTCGGCATCCTTCGCGACGGGGAGATGGTCGCCATCGACACCGTCGAGGGACTTCGTGACGCGGCCACCGACAGACCGGTCCTGCGCGTCACCGTCGACCGTCTCGACGACGACGCACTCGACGACGTCCGATCCGTCCCCGGCGCGGTCTCGGTCGAGGGTCGCGAGATAAACGGCAACCCCACCATCGTCGTCGAGGCCGACGGCTCGAAGACGACGATCCTCTCGGCTATCGAGGAGGCGGGCCTCGTGGTCGAAGACTTCTCCACCGAGGAAGCCTCGCTCGAGGACATCTTCTACGCCTACACAACCGAGGAGCGAGCGGAGGTGACTGCATGA
- a CDS encoding ABC transporter permease subunit, translated as MSVLIVAKKEFNDAIRSQTLLILIGLFVLLQPVVALYAVVTGSNAEDGVPTAFFFTTAFVTVFLAPISALTVSVKSIVRERTLGTGKLLLSLPHTRGEIFFGKVLGRLAVFLTAVFVGFVPSIAIMMVGIDSFEPLHVVGMMVATVFFGVIFLVIGICASTVMKSESMAAVVGIGIFVFVYWWDSIVFTINAEFGLVDGRPLEFLSRFQLIIIGEDVANTIMWLTGHSETIASEAVVNGGDVPFYLHHWVSILFLATWIVVPLAVGYWAFNRTEF; from the coding sequence ATGAGCGTGTTGATCGTTGCGAAGAAAGAGTTCAACGACGCGATCAGGTCGCAGACCCTGTTGATACTGATCGGATTGTTCGTCCTGCTCCAGCCGGTCGTCGCCCTCTACGCCGTTGTCACTGGATCGAATGCCGAAGACGGCGTTCCGACGGCGTTTTTCTTCACGACCGCCTTCGTCACGGTGTTTCTCGCCCCGATTTCCGCCCTGACGGTGAGCGTTAAATCGATCGTACGCGAGCGAACGCTCGGTACCGGAAAACTATTGCTGAGCCTGCCTCACACCCGCGGAGAGATATTCTTCGGGAAGGTACTCGGTCGACTGGCAGTGTTTCTCACCGCCGTGTTCGTCGGATTCGTTCCGTCGATCGCCATCATGATGGTCGGGATCGACTCGTTCGAGCCGTTACACGTCGTCGGAATGATGGTCGCGACGGTGTTTTTCGGCGTCATCTTCCTCGTGATCGGCATCTGTGCGTCGACGGTGATGAAGTCAGAATCGATGGCGGCCGTCGTTGGGATCGGGATCTTCGTCTTCGTTTACTGGTGGGATTCGATCGTCTTTACGATCAACGCGGAGTTCGGTCTCGTGGATGGACGCCCACTCGAATTTCTCTCCCGGTTTCAGCTTATTATCATCGGCGAGGACGTCGCCAACACGATCATGTGGCTAACGGGCCACAGCGAGACGATCGCCTCGGAAGCCGTGGTGAACGGTGGGGACGTCCCGTTCTACCTCCACCACTGGGTCTCGATTCTCTTTCTCGCCACCTGGATCGTCGTCCCGCTCGCGGTCGGCTACTGGGCGTTCAACCGGACGGAGTTCTAA